A single region of the Pontimicrobium sp. SW4 genome encodes:
- a CDS encoding lysophospholipid acyltransferase family protein, with translation MKFLKYPFWILYRIWFYVLVAVPIIILFPFLIVSITKERWYPFFFKLARIWSKFILIGMGCSWKITKLQKLEKGKSYMFIANHTSMIDIMLMLVTIKENPFVFVGKKELAKIPLFGFFYKRTCILVDRSSAKSRQAVFLRAQRRLQSGLSICIFPEGLVPEEEVLLADFKDGAFRLAIKHEIPIVPIIFYDNKKRFSYTFFSGGPGMLRVKIHEFLDTKHLEIEDTKQLNNASRDIILQELQV, from the coding sequence ATGAAATTTTTAAAATATCCTTTCTGGATTTTATATCGTATTTGGTTTTATGTACTTGTTGCTGTACCAATAATTATTCTATTTCCTTTTCTTATTGTTTCCATAACTAAAGAACGATGGTATCCTTTCTTTTTTAAGTTAGCACGTATTTGGTCAAAATTTATTTTAATTGGCATGGGTTGTAGCTGGAAAATCACTAAGCTGCAAAAGTTAGAAAAAGGTAAAAGTTATATGTTTATTGCCAACCACACATCTATGATTGACATTATGCTGATGTTAGTGACTATTAAGGAGAACCCTTTTGTGTTTGTTGGGAAAAAGGAATTAGCTAAAATTCCGTTATTCGGATTTTTCTATAAAAGGACATGCATACTAGTTGATAGAAGTAGCGCTAAGAGCAGGCAAGCAGTTTTTTTAAGAGCACAAAGACGTTTACAATCTGGATTGAGTATTTGTATTTTTCCTGAAGGTTTAGTGCCAGAAGAAGAAGTTCTTTTAGCTGATTTTAAAGACGGTGCTTTTAGATTAGCAATCAAGCATGAAATTCCAATTGTACCAATAATTTTTTACGATAACAAAAAACGATTTTCATACACTTTTTTTAGTGGAGGCCCAGGAATGCTACGTGTAAAAATTCATGAATTCTTAGATACAAAGCATTTGGAAATTGAAGACACAAAACAATTGAATAATGCTTCTAGAGATATTATTTTGCAAGAGCTTCAAGTATAA
- the recA gene encoding recombinase RecA, with amino-acid sequence MSNEKEAKLKALKLTLDKLDKAYGKGTVMKMSDQAVVDIDAISSGSLGLDIALGVGGYPRGRVIEIYGPESSGKTTLTLHAIAEAQKAGGIAAFIDAEHAFDRFYAQNLGVDIDNLIISQPDNGEQALEIADNLIRSGAIDIVVIDSVAALTPKSEIEGEMGDSKMGLHARLMSQALRKLTASISKTHCTVIFINQLREKIGVMFGNPETTTGGNALKFYASVRLDIRRSTQIKSSDGNVLGNKTRVKVVKNKVAPPFKLAEFDIMYGEGISKVGEILDIAVENEIVKKSGSWFSYQDSKLGQGRDAVKSMLKDNPDLMDDLEEKIKVIISENK; translated from the coding sequence ATGAGCAACGAAAAAGAAGCAAAATTAAAAGCACTGAAGCTTACATTAGATAAATTAGATAAGGCTTACGGAAAAGGAACTGTAATGAAAATGAGTGATCAAGCTGTAGTGGACATTGATGCTATTTCATCTGGTTCACTAGGATTGGATATAGCCTTAGGAGTTGGCGGTTATCCTCGTGGTCGCGTTATAGAGATATATGGTCCAGAATCATCTGGTAAAACAACATTAACACTCCATGCTATTGCAGAAGCTCAAAAAGCTGGAGGAATTGCTGCATTTATTGATGCTGAACACGCTTTTGATCGTTTTTATGCTCAAAATTTAGGTGTAGATATTGATAATTTAATTATTTCTCAGCCAGATAATGGTGAGCAAGCACTTGAAATTGCTGATAATTTAATTCGTTCAGGTGCCATTGATATTGTTGTAATTGATTCTGTTGCTGCATTAACCCCTAAAAGTGAAATTGAAGGAGAGATGGGAGACTCAAAAATGGGGCTTCATGCTCGTTTAATGTCACAAGCATTACGAAAACTAACAGCTTCAATAAGCAAGACACATTGTACTGTTATTTTTATAAATCAATTAAGAGAAAAGATTGGTGTTATGTTTGGTAATCCAGAAACTACAACTGGTGGAAATGCTCTTAAATTCTATGCTTCTGTGCGATTAGATATTAGACGATCAACACAAATAAAAAGTAGTGACGGTAACGTTTTAGGTAACAAAACGCGTGTCAAAGTTGTAAAAAACAAAGTTGCTCCTCCGTTTAAACTTGCAGAGTTTGATATTATGTATGGAGAAGGAATATCTAAAGTTGGTGAAATATTAGACATTGCAGTAGAAAATGAAATTGTAAAGAAAAGTGGGTCTTGGTTTAGTTATCAAGATTCAAAGCTTGGTCAAGGTAGAGACGCTGTAAAAAGCATGTTAAAGGATAATCCTGACTTAATGGATGATCTCGAAGAAAAAATAAAAGTAATAATTTCAGAAAATAAATAA
- the dprA gene encoding DNA-processing protein DprA, with translation MSNTNLLYALALQNAPNIGDITAKKLIAHCGSPEAVLNEKKQNLLKIDGIGRYAIADLHKDILIENAEKELEFIKKNDIVSHYFMEGSYPERLKHCVDGPILLFQKGNINIKTQPIISIVGARKITTQGIANCESIVERLAPYNPIIVSGFAYGTDITAQKAAMKHNLQTIGCLAHGFNQIYPKVHKKYVADIESHGGFFTDFWSTDEFDRNNFLKRNRIIAGLSEATIVIESAEKGGSLVTADIANSYNREVFAVPGRITDTQSIGCNNLIKLQRAHLLSKAEDIPYILNWKLESEEKPIQKQLFVELDTDEKLIYNFLKENGKELLDIIALKCNEPTFRVASILLTMELKGVVRPLPGKQFEII, from the coding sequence ATGTCCAATACCAATTTATTATATGCTTTAGCCTTACAAAATGCTCCAAATATTGGGGACATTACAGCTAAAAAACTCATTGCGCATTGTGGTTCTCCTGAGGCTGTTCTAAACGAAAAGAAACAGAACTTGCTAAAAATTGACGGTATTGGTAGATACGCTATTGCCGATTTGCATAAAGACATATTGATAGAAAATGCTGAAAAGGAGTTAGAATTTATAAAGAAAAATGATATTGTTAGTCATTATTTTATGGAGGGCAGTTATCCTGAGCGATTAAAACACTGCGTTGATGGGCCTATTTTATTATTTCAGAAAGGAAATATAAACATAAAAACCCAGCCTATTATTAGTATAGTTGGCGCACGAAAAATTACCACTCAAGGAATTGCTAATTGTGAATCGATTGTTGAACGTTTAGCTCCCTATAATCCGATTATTGTGTCTGGATTTGCTTATGGTACAGATATTACAGCGCAAAAAGCGGCTATGAAACACAATTTACAGACTATTGGATGTTTAGCACATGGGTTTAATCAAATCTATCCTAAGGTTCATAAAAAATATGTGGCTGATATTGAAAGCCATGGAGGATTCTTCACTGATTTTTGGAGTACTGATGAGTTTGACCGAAACAACTTTTTAAAACGAAACAGAATTATTGCAGGATTAAGCGAAGCAACTATTGTTATAGAATCTGCCGAAAAAGGAGGGAGTTTGGTTACAGCGGATATCGCAAATTCATATAATCGAGAGGTGTTTGCAGTTCCAGGGCGTATTACCGATACGCAAAGCATTGGATGCAATAATCTGATTAAGTTACAACGCGCTCATTTACTCTCTAAAGCTGAGGATATTCCTTATATACTTAATTGGAAGCTAGAAAGCGAAGAAAAGCCTATCCAAAAACAATTGTTTGTTGAATTAGATACTGATGAAAAGTTGATTTATAATTTCTTAAAAGAGAATGGAAAGGAATTACTAGATATAATTGCTTTAAAATGTAATGAGCCAACTTTTAGAGTGGCTTCCATTTTATTGACAATGGAACTAAAAGGCGTTGTCAGACCATTACCTGGGAAACAGTTTGAGATTATATAA
- a CDS encoding peptidoglycan DD-metalloendopeptidase family protein, whose product MVNVFSYKTYFFLLLFICGSLVQAQSTKQKQLEERRRVLTRQINQFERLMSQGKKEQTTILSSLDNINYKISVRQDLIRNINQQANNLTREINNNQKEITNLRNRLQVLKDEYAAMLVKSYKSRSEESKIMFLLSSNNFQQAYKRLQYIKQYANYQKKQGEEIKLQTVKLQELNKNLQVQKQDKQKLIEANRLAKKELDKELKEHKALMASVSKNISEYRSQIKTKQREAEKIDKEIEKIIRAAIAASNKKAGKSTTSRTFALTPEEELLASSFVANKGKLPWPVNEGFIKVPFGTKPSPIDRTVKITNNGVRIETNKGEKVRAVFNGTVNSVVVQNNGNNIVMIQHGNYFTIYKNLSIIYVKKGDKVTTKQDIGEVRTNKASGEAILSFGVWKGLEKQNPAYWIKR is encoded by the coding sequence GTGGTAAATGTATTTTCATATAAGACATATTTCTTTTTACTTCTATTTATTTGTGGCTCATTAGTTCAAGCTCAAAGTACAAAACAGAAGCAGTTAGAAGAACGTCGTCGTGTACTGACACGTCAAATTAATCAGTTTGAACGACTCATGTCTCAAGGCAAGAAAGAGCAAACCACTATTCTATCTAGTTTGGATAATATTAATTACAAAATTTCTGTCAGACAAGATTTAATTAGAAATATAAATCAGCAAGCAAATAATTTAACCAGAGAGATTAATAACAACCAAAAAGAAATCACCAATCTTAGAAACCGTTTACAAGTTTTAAAAGATGAATATGCTGCAATGCTTGTTAAGTCTTACAAAAGCAGATCCGAAGAGAGTAAAATAATGTTTTTATTGTCTTCAAATAATTTTCAACAAGCTTACAAACGCTTGCAGTATATAAAGCAATATGCAAATTATCAAAAAAAGCAAGGCGAAGAAATCAAGTTGCAAACAGTAAAACTTCAAGAGTTAAATAAAAATCTTCAGGTTCAAAAACAGGACAAACAAAAGTTAATAGAAGCTAATAGATTAGCAAAAAAGGAACTAGATAAAGAACTCAAAGAGCATAAGGCTTTAATGGCTTCTGTTAGTAAAAATATAAGTGAGTATAGATCTCAAATTAAAACTAAGCAAAGAGAGGCTGAGAAAATTGATAAGGAGATAGAAAAAATAATTAGAGCAGCCATTGCTGCATCTAATAAAAAAGCTGGAAAATCAACTACTTCAAGAACATTTGCCTTGACTCCTGAAGAAGAATTATTAGCCTCGAGTTTTGTAGCCAACAAAGGTAAATTACCTTGGCCAGTTAACGAAGGGTTTATTAAAGTACCTTTTGGAACAAAACCTTCACCTATAGACAGAACAGTTAAGATTACTAATAATGGCGTTAGAATAGAAACCAATAAAGGCGAAAAAGTACGTGCAGTATTTAATGGGACAGTAAATTCTGTGGTGGTTCAAAACAATGGGAATAATATTGTAATGATTCAACATGGAAATTATTTCACCATTTACAAAAACCTATCCATAATCTATGTCAAAAAAGGAGATAAAGTAACCACAAAACAAGACATAGGTGAAGTTAGGACTAACAAAGCTTCAGGTGAGGCCATATTGAGTTTTGGCGTGTGGAAAGGTCTTGAAAAACAAAATCCAGCGTATTGGATTAAGCGATAG
- a CDS encoding acyl-CoA thioesterase: MEAKHPNDSKTTMTDLVLPSETNPLNNLFGGELLARMDRAASIAARRHSRRIVVTASVNHVAFKHPVPLGSVVTVEAKVSRAFKSSMEVYLDVWIDDRESGECTKANEAIYTFVAVDETGRPVKIPAIIPETEEEKIRFDGALRRKQLSLVLAGKMKPDEATELKALFFD, from the coding sequence ATGGAAGCTAAACATCCTAACGATTCTAAAACAACAATGACCGACTTGGTTTTACCAAGTGAAACCAATCCTTTAAATAATTTATTTGGAGGCGAGTTACTAGCTCGAATGGATCGTGCTGCAAGTATTGCTGCACGACGTCATTCACGAAGAATTGTGGTTACCGCATCCGTTAACCATGTGGCATTTAAACATCCTGTACCTTTAGGTAGTGTTGTAACTGTTGAAGCTAAAGTTTCAAGAGCTTTCAAATCTTCTATGGAAGTATATTTAGATGTATGGATAGATGATAGAGAATCTGGTGAATGTACTAAAGCCAATGAGGCTATTTATACCTTTGTGGCTGTTGATGAAACTGGTCGTCCTGTTAAAATTCCTGCAATCATTCCAGAAACAGAAGAAGAGAAAATTCGCTTTGATGGAGCTTTAAGGCGAAAACAATTAAGCCTAGTGCTTGCTGGAAAAATGAAACCAGATGAAGCTACAGAGCTTAAAGCCTTGTTTTTTGATTAA
- a CDS encoding rhodanese-related sulfurtransferase, translating to MQLYNKLSAKERAELIEKAGKDRLTLSFYQYAKIENPQEFRDHLFITWNALDVLGRIYVAHEGINGQLSLPADQFEAFKNHLDTIDFLRGIRLNIAIEQDNMSFLKLKVKVREKIVADGLNDDTFDVRNKGIHVGAEQFNELIEAEDTILVDMRNHYESEIGHFKNAVTPDVDTFRESLDIIEEDLKAYKEDKNLVMYCTGGIRCEKASAYFKHKGFKNVYQLEGGIIEYTRQVNDKGLENKFIGNNFVFDDRRAEKISDDIIAQCHQCGSPFDVHTNCANDACHLLFIQCEKCKQEMNNCCSTNCKDIHALPYEEQKALRKGQGNSNDIFKKGRADYLPYKKDLRNIFDVLKKK from the coding sequence ATGCAACTGTACAATAAATTAAGCGCAAAAGAAAGAGCAGAATTAATCGAAAAAGCAGGAAAAGATCGATTAACACTCTCTTTTTATCAGTACGCTAAAATTGAAAATCCTCAGGAATTTAGAGATCATTTATTCATCACTTGGAACGCATTAGATGTTTTAGGCAGAATTTATGTTGCTCACGAAGGCATAAATGGTCAATTATCACTACCAGCTGATCAGTTTGAAGCTTTTAAAAATCATTTAGATACAATTGATTTTTTAAGAGGCATTCGTTTAAACATTGCTATAGAACAAGATAATATGTCTTTTTTGAAGCTTAAAGTGAAAGTACGTGAAAAAATTGTTGCTGATGGTCTTAACGATGATACGTTTGATGTAAGAAATAAAGGAATTCATGTTGGCGCCGAACAATTTAATGAACTTATTGAAGCTGAAGATACTATTTTAGTTGATATGAGAAATCATTACGAAAGTGAAATAGGACATTTTAAAAATGCTGTAACGCCAGATGTGGATACTTTTAGAGAATCTTTAGACATTATTGAAGAGGACCTGAAAGCATATAAAGAAGACAAAAATCTAGTAATGTATTGTACAGGAGGTATTCGTTGCGAAAAAGCGAGTGCTTACTTTAAACATAAAGGATTTAAAAATGTATACCAACTTGAAGGAGGTATTATTGAATACACACGTCAAGTAAATGATAAGGGATTAGAAAATAAGTTTATTGGAAACAACTTTGTATTTGATGATCGTAGGGCTGAAAAAATTAGTGACGATATTATTGCACAATGTCACCAATGTGGTAGCCCATTTGATGTGCATACCAATTGCGCAAATGATGCTTGTCACTTACTATTTATTCAATGTGAAAAATGTAAACAAGAGATGAATAATTGCTGTTCAACCAACTGTAAAGATATTCATGCATTGCCTTATGAAGAACAAAAAGCATTGCGTAAAGGACAAGGGAATAGTAATGATATTTTTAAAAAAGGAAGAGCAGATTATCTACCATATAAAAAAGATTTAAGAAACATTTTTGATGTTTTAAAAAAGAAATAG
- the trpS gene encoding tryptophan--tRNA ligase: MARILTGVQSTGTPHLGNLLGAIIPAIQMSNDPNNESFLFIADMHSLTQIKDADTLKNNTYSTAAAWLAFGLNIDKTVFYRQSDVPQVTELSWYLSCFFPYQRLTLAHSFKDKADRLEDVNAGLFTYPMLMAADILLYDAHIIPVGKDQLQHIEMTRDVASRFHSKVGETFVIPEADIQKDTMYVPGTDGGKMSKSQNNIINLFLPDKQLRKQIMAIATDSTPLEDPKDWKTCNCFALYKLVANDAQIADMKTNYSTGGYGYGHAKQALFELLIDKFSSERERYNYYMDNLNEIDKALAIGAEKAKVVADGVLRRVRAKVGY, translated from the coding sequence ATGGCTAGAATACTAACTGGTGTGCAAAGTACAGGAACACCGCACTTAGGAAATCTTTTAGGAGCAATTATTCCTGCAATACAAATGAGTAATGACCCAAACAATGAGTCATTTCTATTTATTGCAGATATGCACTCATTAACCCAAATAAAAGATGCTGATACGTTAAAAAACAATACTTACTCTACTGCTGCTGCTTGGTTAGCCTTTGGTTTAAATATTGATAAAACCGTGTTTTATCGCCAAAGTGATGTACCTCAAGTAACTGAACTTTCATGGTATTTAAGCTGTTTCTTTCCTTATCAAAGATTGACGTTAGCACATAGTTTTAAGGACAAAGCTGATAGATTAGAAGATGTAAACGCAGGTTTGTTTACCTATCCAATGCTTATGGCTGCAGATATTTTATTGTACGATGCTCATATTATTCCTGTTGGAAAAGACCAATTACAACATATTGAAATGACACGTGATGTCGCCTCACGTTTTCATTCAAAAGTTGGAGAAACCTTTGTAATACCTGAGGCTGATATACAAAAAGACACTATGTATGTTCCTGGAACAGATGGTGGTAAAATGAGTAAAAGCCAAAATAATATTATCAATTTGTTTTTGCCAGATAAGCAATTGCGAAAACAAATTATGGCTATTGCTACAGATAGTACACCTTTAGAAGATCCTAAAGACTGGAAAACCTGCAATTGCTTTGCGCTTTACAAGCTCGTTGCTAATGACGCTCAAATAGCAGACATGAAAACCAATTACTCTACAGGTGGTTATGGTTATGGCCATGCAAAACAAGCTTTATTTGAATTACTCATTGATAAATTCTCATCTGAAAGAGAGCGTTACAATTATTATATGGATAACCTCAACGAAATTGACAAAGCCTTGGCTATTGGTGCTGAAAAAGCAAAAGTAGTGGCTGATGGTGTTTTGAGAAGAGTTCGTGCTAAGGTTGGGTATTAA
- a CDS encoding SPOR domain-containing protein yields the protein MQLETYISDLLYRYECVIIPDFGAFLTQPVSAKVDVTSNTFYPPKKVLSFNEQLKNNDGLLANYIADVEKTPYEVAVKKIAKKTKSIKSYLAQGETLSFKNIGDITLNGEGKITFEPSYHLNYLTDAFGLAKFISPSITREAYKEQIEKLEKVTPIAFTPEKRKSRNYLKYAAIAVIALTLGGFGASNYYLNQIDAHNQLAQEEATQELENKIQEATFIINNPLPSVTLNVAKQSGNFHIVAGAFRVEENCDKKLKQLHAQGFSARKIGANKYGLHQVVYSSYDTRAEAQRELYKIKRTHNPDAWLLAQKLN from the coding sequence ATGCAATTGGAAACCTATATAAGCGATTTATTATACAGATATGAGTGTGTAATTATTCCAGATTTTGGAGCATTTTTAACACAGCCTGTGTCTGCAAAAGTTGATGTTACAAGCAATACCTTTTATCCTCCAAAAAAAGTATTATCCTTTAACGAGCAACTTAAAAACAATGATGGTTTATTAGCAAATTACATCGCTGATGTTGAAAAAACACCCTATGAAGTTGCTGTAAAAAAGATTGCAAAAAAAACAAAATCTATTAAATCATATTTAGCGCAAGGAGAAACTTTGTCATTTAAAAATATAGGAGACATTACTTTAAATGGTGAAGGTAAAATTACGTTTGAACCTTCTTACCATTTAAACTATTTAACTGACGCGTTTGGATTGGCAAAATTTATATCGCCAAGTATTACAAGAGAAGCTTACAAAGAGCAAATTGAAAAGCTTGAAAAAGTTACTCCTATTGCATTTACACCAGAAAAACGTAAGTCTAGAAACTATCTAAAATATGCTGCTATAGCAGTTATAGCATTAACCTTAGGTGGCTTTGGAGCATCAAATTACTATCTTAATCAAATTGATGCTCACAATCAATTGGCACAAGAAGAGGCTACTCAAGAATTAGAAAATAAGATTCAAGAAGCTACTTTTATTATTAATAACCCATTGCCAAGTGTAACTTTAAATGTTGCTAAACAGAGTGGAAATTTCCATATTGTTGCTGGTGCTTTCCGTGTAGAAGAAAATTGCGATAAAAAACTAAAACAATTACACGCTCAAGGTTTTAGTGCTAGAAAAATAGGTGCCAACAAATATGGACTACATCAAGTAGTGTATTCTAGTTACGACACAAGAGCAGAAGCGCAACGTGAACTTTATAAAATTAAAAGAACGCACAATCCTGATGCTTGGTTATTAGCACAAAAACTTAATTAA
- the ricT gene encoding regulatory iron-sulfur-containing complex subunit RicT, producing MACNSCSTGKDGQPKGCKNNGTCGTDSCNKLTVFDWLANMSLPNGEKPFNWVEVRFKNGRKDYYKNTENLSLSIGDVVATQAQAGHDIGMVTLAGELVRVQMKRKNINETPEEVFKIYRKASQRDIDIWSDARDKEEAMKVKARQFAIDLKLQMKISDIEYQGDASKATFYYTAEERVDFRELIKLFAKEFRTRIEMKQVGFRQEAARLGGIGSCGRELCCSTWLTDFRSVSTSSARYQQLSLNPQKLAGQCGKLKCCLNYELDSYLDALKSFPKTEIKLQTEKGVGVCQKTDIFRGHMWYAYEGEWMNWHKLTTEQAKEIIEINSKKKKVASLEEYAQDLVEDTKTDFENVVGQDSLTRFDSPKRSKKRRNNRNRNKRRPKNNAK from the coding sequence ATGGCTTGTAACAGTTGCTCAACTGGTAAAGACGGTCAGCCTAAAGGATGCAAGAACAATGGTACTTGCGGTACAGATAGTTGTAACAAACTCACTGTTTTTGACTGGCTTGCAAACATGTCGCTCCCAAATGGAGAAAAACCCTTTAATTGGGTTGAAGTACGTTTTAAAAACGGGAGAAAAGATTATTATAAAAACACTGAAAACTTATCGCTTAGTATTGGAGATGTAGTAGCCACACAAGCACAAGCTGGTCATGACATTGGTATGGTAACACTTGCAGGTGAATTGGTTCGTGTGCAAATGAAGCGTAAAAATATAAATGAAACACCTGAAGAAGTCTTTAAAATATATAGAAAAGCCTCCCAAAGAGATATTGATATTTGGTCTGATGCAAGAGACAAAGAAGAGGCAATGAAAGTTAAGGCGAGACAATTTGCTATTGATTTAAAGTTGCAAATGAAAATTTCTGATATCGAATATCAAGGAGACGCAAGTAAAGCCACATTTTATTATACCGCCGAAGAACGTGTTGATTTTAGAGAACTTATTAAGTTGTTTGCTAAAGAATTTCGTACCAGAATAGAAATGAAGCAAGTAGGTTTTCGTCAAGAAGCTGCAAGGCTTGGAGGTATTGGTTCTTGTGGAAGAGAATTATGCTGCTCTACTTGGCTAACTGATTTCCGTTCAGTAAGTACCTCTTCTGCACGATATCAGCAATTATCTTTAAATCCACAAAAATTAGCAGGACAATGCGGAAAGCTTAAATGCTGTTTAAACTATGAGTTAGACAGTTATTTAGATGCCTTAAAAAGTTTTCCAAAGACTGAGATTAAACTACAAACAGAAAAAGGTGTTGGCGTTTGCCAAAAAACAGATATTTTTAGAGGACATATGTGGTATGCCTATGAAGGTGAGTGGATGAATTGGCATAAACTTACTACTGAGCAAGCTAAGGAAATAATAGAAATTAATTCTAAGAAGAAAAAAGTTGCTAGCCTCGAAGAATATGCACAAGACTTGGTAGAAGACACTAAAACAGATTTTGAAAACGTTGTAGGACAAGATAGTTTAACACGTTTCGATAGTCCAAAACGCTCAAAAAAACGTAGAAATAATAGAAACAGAAACAAAAGAAGACCAAAAAATAATGCGAAATAG
- a CDS encoding RNA polymerase sigma factor, translating into MSLEQLLQKCRNNDTKAQSDLYKLYSSKLFALCLKYCRNRAEAEDTLQDAFLTIFKKISQYSGKGSLEGWLKRITINTALQRYRTQGVFDIVNENQIEDVYVEIETETVDIDFLLNSIQELPDRYRLVFNLYVLDGYSHKEISGMLEITTGTTKSNLARARKILKDKVESYMANLDSQSL; encoded by the coding sequence TTGAGTTTAGAACAACTCTTACAAAAGTGCAGAAACAATGATACAAAGGCGCAAAGTGATTTATATAAGCTCTACTCGAGCAAGCTTTTCGCTCTTTGTTTAAAGTATTGTAGAAATCGTGCAGAAGCTGAAGACACTCTGCAAGATGCTTTTTTGACAATTTTTAAAAAAATATCACAGTATAGTGGGAAAGGATCTTTGGAAGGTTGGTTAAAACGAATTACTATTAATACTGCTTTACAGCGTTACAGAACCCAAGGGGTTTTTGATATAGTTAATGAAAATCAAATTGAAGATGTTTATGTTGAAATAGAAACTGAAACTGTAGATATAGATTTTTTACTAAACTCAATACAAGAGCTTCCGGATAGATATAGATTGGTGTTTAACCTATATGTGTTAGATGGATATTCTCACAAAGAGATTAGCGGTATGTTAGAAATAACTACAGGAACAACAAAATCAAATCTTGCTCGAGCAAGAAAAATATTAAAAGATAAAGTAGAAAGTTATATGGCGAATTTAGATTCGCAATCATTATGA
- a CDS encoding gliding motility lipoprotein GldH, producing MRNRFCAFLVILCIGITACDSNRVFDEYKSVPNQWHKDSIVEFYLTPPDSLKPYDLFVNLRNTSDYKYSNLFLIVEMNFPNGKRVTDTLEYEMTKPNGEFLGSGFSDVKENKLWYKEGVVFEESGDYLVKIQHAMRENGQIKGVENLEGITDIGFRIETPQNNN from the coding sequence ATGCGAAATAGATTTTGTGCCTTTTTGGTAATCCTTTGTATTGGGATTACTGCTTGTGATTCTAATCGTGTTTTTGACGAATATAAATCGGTTCCAAACCAATGGCATAAAGATTCTATAGTTGAGTTTTACCTAACACCGCCAGATTCGTTAAAACCATACGATTTATTTGTAAATCTTAGAAATACGAGTGATTATAAATACAGCAATTTATTTTTAATTGTTGAGATGAATTTTCCAAACGGAAAAAGAGTAACAGATACTTTAGAGTACGAGATGACAAAACCAAATGGAGAATTTTTAGGCTCTGGATTTTCTGATGTAAAAGAAAACAAACTTTGGTACAAGGAAGGTGTAGTGTTTGAAGAATCTGGAGATTATCTAGTTAAAATTCAACATGCAATGCGTGAAAACGGACAAATTAAAGGCGTTGAAAACCTTGAAGGCATAACAGATATTGGATTTAGAATAGAAACACCCCAAAACAATAATTAA
- a CDS encoding DUF6515 family protein, which translates to MRTYFLIFGIVILFSTTSCVSRIAVRPAHTTTVVKVAPKHHKIVIVKGKRYYFWNGKHYRKTKKGYVFIRV; encoded by the coding sequence ATGAGAACTTATTTTTTAATCTTCGGAATTGTCATTTTATTTTCTACTACATCTTGTGTGTCACGAATTGCAGTAAGACCTGCGCATACAACTACTGTTGTGAAAGTAGCTCCCAAACATCATAAAATTGTAATTGTAAAAGGAAAGCGTTATTACTTTTGGAATGGTAAACATTACAGAAAAACTAAAAAAGGATATGTATTTATAAGAGTATAA